The following proteins are co-located in the Synechococcus sp. PROS-U-1 genome:
- a CDS encoding SDR family oxidoreductase, whose amino-acid sequence MPTALITGASRGIGRRTAELLAQQGWDLLLTARSADQLDQLGEQLRDQGVSVASTAIDLTQPDAIASAMADLQQQGATPAVLINNAGAAYTGDLLAMPLERWQWLLQLNVTSVMQVCSAVVPSMRKHGGLVINISSHAARNAFPQWGAYCVTKAALASFTRCLAEEERGHGIRACTLTLGAVNTPLWDAETVQSDFDRRAMLSVDQAAETLANLAMQPSNQLIEDLTLMPAAGAF is encoded by the coding sequence TTGCCAACGGCTCTAATTACGGGTGCGAGTCGAGGCATTGGTCGCCGCACAGCTGAGCTCCTGGCTCAACAAGGCTGGGACCTGCTTCTGACGGCCCGCAGTGCCGATCAACTTGATCAGCTCGGTGAACAGCTCAGGGATCAGGGCGTCTCCGTGGCGTCTACTGCCATTGATCTGACCCAACCTGATGCGATCGCTTCAGCGATGGCCGACCTGCAGCAGCAGGGGGCTACACCTGCGGTGTTGATCAACAACGCGGGTGCCGCTTACACCGGCGACCTTCTGGCCATGCCGCTGGAGCGTTGGCAATGGCTGTTACAGCTGAATGTCACCAGCGTGATGCAAGTTTGTTCAGCAGTTGTTCCCTCCATGCGAAAGCACGGCGGACTGGTGATCAACATCAGCAGCCATGCCGCCCGCAATGCCTTCCCCCAATGGGGCGCGTATTGCGTGACCAAGGCTGCTTTGGCCAGCTTCACCCGCTGTCTGGCCGAAGAAGAGCGTGGCCATGGCATTCGTGCCTGCACCCTCACTCTCGGAGCCGTCAATACTCCGCTGTGGGACGCGGAAACCGTACAAAGCGATTTCGATCGTCGTGCCATGCTCTCTGTCGATCAGGCAGCAGAAACACTGGCGAATCTGGCGATGCAACCCAGCAACCAGTTGATCGAAGACCTCACCCTTATGCCGGCAGCCGGCGCCTTCTGA